Proteins encoded within one genomic window of Cucumis sativus cultivar 9930 chromosome 3, Cucumber_9930_V3, whole genome shotgun sequence:
- the LOC101214228 gene encoding protein DETOXIFICATION 53 isoform X1, with protein MGKTLTTTTTTTKHELKIMSSNSNSNSSSNNSNLSGTIPGFFRRLLPLHALPHGLPPQQMKEELKSLARFAGPIIMTSFLMYSRSVVSMLFLGHLGKAELAGGSLALGFGNITGISILRGLSTGMDPICCQAFGAKRWSVLSQTFLKTLCLLLLVSIPISILWLNMEPILLWLGQDPAITQVAKVYMVFSIPELLAQAHHLPLRIFLRTQGITTPITVASVASALLHPLINYFLVTYLKLGVEGVALSLAWNTLNLNVGLMIYLALSSKPLKPWHGVTILSTFQGWEPLLSLAIPSAVSVCLEWWWYEIMLFLCGLLNNPQNTVSAMGILIQTTGMLYIVPFSLSAGITTRIGHALGAGEPIRAQWTAIIGLSTGFAFGVTAFFFMTSVRSVWGKLYTDEPEILRMISSALPVLGLCEISNSPQTVACGVLTGTARPKLGARINLYAFYFIGLPVAVLATFTLKTGFLGLWFGLMIAQISCLCMLVRTLLRTDWIQQSVRAVELAAAVGEETAKEEEDVETGALIDDNADNDHL; from the exons ATGGGAAAGACGTTGACGACGACTACTACTACCACTAAACATGAACTTAAAATCATGagtagtaatagtaatagtaatagtagcAGCAATAATAGTAACCTTAGTGGTACAATCCCAGGATTCTTTCGCCGCCTTTTACCTCTCCATGCCCTTCCTCATGGCCTTCCTCCACAACAg ATGAAAGAGGAGTTAAAATCCCTGGCGAGATTTGCAGGTCCCATAATAATGACGTCTTTTCTAATGTACTCAAGGTCGGTTGTTTCCATGCTGTTCTTAGGTCATTTGGGAAAAGCAGAACTAGCTGGTGGTTCATTGGCACTTGGGTTCGGAAACATAACAGGGATATCAATTCTTAGGGGGCTATCCACTGGAATGGATCCAATTTGCTGTCAAGCTTTTGGTGCAAAGAGATGGTCAGTTCTGAGTCAAACCTTCCTCAAAACACTATGCCTACTCCTACTTGTGTCCATACCAATCTCCATCTTATGGCTAAATATGGAACCCATCCTCCTTTGGTTAGGTCAGGACCCTGCAATCACACAGGTAGCTAAGGTCTACATGGTTTTCTCCATCCCTGAATTGTTAGCTCAAGCCCACCATCTCCCACTAAGGATTTTCTTAAGAACCCAAGGCATTACCACTCCTATTACTGTGGCTTCCGTTGCCTCTGCCCTTTTACATCCACTTATTAATTACTTTCTTGTCACTTATTTGAAATTGGGTGTTGAAGGTGTCGCCCTCTCACTTGCATGGAACACCTTAAACCTTAATGTTGGACTCATGATTTACCTTGCACTCTCTAGTAAGCCCTTGAAACCTTGGCATGGCGTTACAATACTCTCCACTTTCCAAGGATGGGAACCTTTGTTAAGTTTAGCAATCCCAAGCGCAGTTTCAGTTTGCTTGGAGTGGTGGTGGTATGAGATTATGCTGTTCCTTTGTGGACTATTGAATAACCCACAAAACACTGTTTCAGCCATGGGTATCCTCATCCAAACAACTGGAATGTTGTACATAGTTCCATTCTCATTAAGCGCCGGAATTACAACCCGCATTGGCCACGCTCTAGGTGCAGGGGAACCCATTCGTGCTCAATGGACTGCCATCATTGGACTTTCAACCGGATTTGCTTTTGGAGTAACTGCCTTTTTTTTCATGACATCCGTCAGATCAGTATGGGGTAAATTGTACACAGACGAGCCAGAGATTCTTCGCATGATCTCCTCAGCATTACCAGTATTGGGTTTGTGTGAAATTAGCAACTCTCCCCAAACTGTGGCTTGTGGGGTCTTAACAGGGACAGCAAGACCAAAGCTAGGGGCAAGAATAAATCTGTATGCATTCTACTTCATCGGCCTCCCCGTTGCGGTGCTGGCTACTTTCACCCTCAAAACTGGCTTTTTGGGACTGTGGTTTGGACTAATGATTGCACAGATATCGTGTTTGTGTATGTTGGTGCGTACATTACTTCGAACAGACTGGATACAACAAAGTGTTAGGGCCGTGGAGTTGGCTGCAGCGGTGGGAGAAGAGACTGCTAAAGAAGAGGAGGATGTTGAAACTGGGGCTCTCATCGATGATAATGCAGATAACGATCATCTCTAG
- the LOC101214228 gene encoding protein DETOXIFICATION 53 isoform X2, translating into MDPICCQAFGAKRWSVLSQTFLKTLCLLLLVSIPISILWLNMEPILLWLGQDPAITQVAKVYMVFSIPELLAQAHHLPLRIFLRTQGITTPITVASVASALLHPLINYFLVTYLKLGVEGVALSLAWNTLNLNVGLMIYLALSSKPLKPWHGVTILSTFQGWEPLLSLAIPSAVSVCLEWWWYEIMLFLCGLLNNPQNTVSAMGILIQTTGMLYIVPFSLSAGITTRIGHALGAGEPIRAQWTAIIGLSTGFAFGVTAFFFMTSVRSVWGKLYTDEPEILRMISSALPVLGLCEISNSPQTVACGVLTGTARPKLGARINLYAFYFIGLPVAVLATFTLKTGFLGLWFGLMIAQISCLCMLVRTLLRTDWIQQSVRAVELAAAVGEETAKEEEDVETGALIDDNADNDHL; encoded by the coding sequence ATGGATCCAATTTGCTGTCAAGCTTTTGGTGCAAAGAGATGGTCAGTTCTGAGTCAAACCTTCCTCAAAACACTATGCCTACTCCTACTTGTGTCCATACCAATCTCCATCTTATGGCTAAATATGGAACCCATCCTCCTTTGGTTAGGTCAGGACCCTGCAATCACACAGGTAGCTAAGGTCTACATGGTTTTCTCCATCCCTGAATTGTTAGCTCAAGCCCACCATCTCCCACTAAGGATTTTCTTAAGAACCCAAGGCATTACCACTCCTATTACTGTGGCTTCCGTTGCCTCTGCCCTTTTACATCCACTTATTAATTACTTTCTTGTCACTTATTTGAAATTGGGTGTTGAAGGTGTCGCCCTCTCACTTGCATGGAACACCTTAAACCTTAATGTTGGACTCATGATTTACCTTGCACTCTCTAGTAAGCCCTTGAAACCTTGGCATGGCGTTACAATACTCTCCACTTTCCAAGGATGGGAACCTTTGTTAAGTTTAGCAATCCCAAGCGCAGTTTCAGTTTGCTTGGAGTGGTGGTGGTATGAGATTATGCTGTTCCTTTGTGGACTATTGAATAACCCACAAAACACTGTTTCAGCCATGGGTATCCTCATCCAAACAACTGGAATGTTGTACATAGTTCCATTCTCATTAAGCGCCGGAATTACAACCCGCATTGGCCACGCTCTAGGTGCAGGGGAACCCATTCGTGCTCAATGGACTGCCATCATTGGACTTTCAACCGGATTTGCTTTTGGAGTAACTGCCTTTTTTTTCATGACATCCGTCAGATCAGTATGGGGTAAATTGTACACAGACGAGCCAGAGATTCTTCGCATGATCTCCTCAGCATTACCAGTATTGGGTTTGTGTGAAATTAGCAACTCTCCCCAAACTGTGGCTTGTGGGGTCTTAACAGGGACAGCAAGACCAAAGCTAGGGGCAAGAATAAATCTGTATGCATTCTACTTCATCGGCCTCCCCGTTGCGGTGCTGGCTACTTTCACCCTCAAAACTGGCTTTTTGGGACTGTGGTTTGGACTAATGATTGCACAGATATCGTGTTTGTGTATGTTGGTGCGTACATTACTTCGAACAGACTGGATACAACAAAGTGTTAGGGCCGTGGAGTTGGCTGCAGCGGTGGGAGAAGAGACTGCTAAAGAAGAGGAGGATGTTGAAACTGGGGCTCTCATCGATGATAATGCAGATAACGATCATCTCTAG